One genomic window of Pagrus major chromosome 22, Pma_NU_1.0 includes the following:
- the atf3 gene encoding cyclic AMP-dependent transcription factor ATF-3, whose protein sequence is MMLQHSGPSLADISCSAMVPCLSPPGTLTLDDFTNFTPIVKEELRLAIQNKRLSNGLSPDMSSDGASSSSDRASEHLACGSGVRREVTPQENERRKRRRERNKIAAAKCRNKKKEKTDCLQKESEKLETVNADLKAQIEELKQQKQQLVYMLNLHRPTCIVRAQNGQTPEDERNLFIQHIKESTLQLHNLTSSTTSTSTSITSSTSLSTSTLAPLDGGFLTLDHIQCPSHL, encoded by the exons ATGATGCTGCAGCACTCGGGTCCCTCGCTGGCTGACATCAGCTGCTCCGCCATGGTCCCCTGCCTTTCCCCGCCGGGCACGCTCACCCTGGACGACTTCACCAACTTCACACCCATCGTGAAAGAGGAGCTGCGCCTCGCCATCCAGAACAAGCGGCTGTCCAACGGGCTCAGCCCTGACATGAGCTCAGACGGTGCCAGCTCCAGCTCGGACCGAGCCTCGGAGCACCTCGCCTGCGGATCAGGAGTCAGGAGAGAG GTGACACCTCAGGAGAacgagaggaggaagaggaggagggagaggaacaAGATCGCTGCTGCCAAGTGCCGcaacaagaagaaggagaagacgGACTGTCTGCAGAAG GAGTCAGAGAAACTTGAGACCGTTAACGCCGACCTGAAGGCTCAGATCGaggagctgaagcagcagaagcagcagcttgTCTACATGCTCAACCTGCACCGACCGACCTGCATTGTCCGAGCCCAAAACGGCCAAACGCCCGAGGATGAGAGGAATCTCTTCATCCAGCACATCAAGGAGAGCACCTTACAACTCCACAACCTCACCTCCTCTaccacatccacatccacatccatcacctcctccacctccttgtCCACATCCACATTAGCACCTCTAGACGGAGGATTTCTGACCCTTGATCACATTCAGTGTCCCAGTCACCTTTGA